In Streptacidiphilus sp. P02-A3a, the DNA window ACGCAGGGGCCGTCGGACTCCGCCAGCGCGCGTTCCAGTGCCTCGATGTCCACGGCCTCGCGTCCGGGCAGGGTCGGCAGCCGGACCAGCGCGCCGCGGCCCAGGCCGAGCACGGACAGGGCCTTGGCGACGCTGGAGTGCGGGGCGCCGGACAGCACGCGCACCGGGCCGAGCGCGCCGGTGCCGTCCTGGGCCACCGAGACGCCGCGGCGCTCGCCGAGCCATTCGCGGGCGATCGCCAGGCCGACCAGGTTGGACATGGTCGCCCCGCTGACGAAGGCCCCCTCGTGCTCGGCGGTCAGGCCGAACAACTCCCGCAGCCAGCCGACCGTCTGCCGCTCCAGGTACTGCCCGGCCCCGTCCAGCGCCGAGTTCGAGTTCTGGTCCACGGCCGTGGTCAGCCAGTCCCCGGCCACGGCCGCGGGAGTGGCGCCGCCGGTGACGAAGCCCAGGTACCGCGGTCCGGCACTGGACGACAGGGCCGGATCCCACTCCCGGGCGAACTCCGCCAGCGCACCCTCCAGTCCCACCCCCCGCTCCGGCAGGGCCACTGGCCGGGGAACGGGCGCGGACGGCAGGACCGGCCTGTCGTCCAGCCCCTCCAGGTACGCGACGGCGTGCCGCGCCGTGGCGTCCAGGAGCTGGGGCAGGCGCGCCAGGTCGTCGGCGAGGTGAGGGTGCATGGTCGGCTCCGTCCGTCGTGGTCCGGGACCGAAGCTATCCGGGCGGTGCACCGGCCGCCTGGACCAATCGTGGGAAACTGGATCAGTGCGCGTCACCGAACCCCAGCTGGCCGCGGCGCTGGCCGGATGGCGGGCGCCCGGGATCCCACTGACCGCGGGCCTCGCCGCGGCCGTGCGCGAGGGCGTGCTCGACGGCAGGCTGCGGGCGGGCAGCACGCTGCCCGCCGAGCGCCGCCTCGCCGCCGTCCTCGGTGTCAGCCGCGGCACGGTGATCGCCGCGCTGGCAGTGCTCCGGGACGAGGGCTGGGTGGAGACCCGGGCGGGAAGCGCGAGCACCCTGCGGCTGGCCCCGGCCGCGGCCGGGCGCCTCGCCCCGCGCTCGGCGACCGGGGAGAACGGGGTCATCGACCTGCGGCGCGCGGTTCCCGCCGCGCCGCACGCCCGCTACCAGGCCGCGCTGGCGCGGGCGGCCGGGCGCTGCGGCGCGCTCCTCGCCGAGGACGGGGATCCGGGGCCCGGTCTGCCCGAACTGCGCGCCCTGATCGCCCGACGCCACACCGAGGAGGGGCTCGCCACCCGGCCCGAACAGATCCTGGTGACCTCCGGAGCCCGTTCCGGACTCGCTCTCCTGTCCCAGCACCTGCGGCCGAGGTCGGTGGCCGTCGAGATCCCCGCCTACTTCGACGCGCTCCACGTGCTGCGCGCCACCGGGGCGAGGCTGAACGGGCTCCGGGTCAGCGCTGACGGCTGGGACGTCGAGCAGCTCGCCACGGCCTTCGGCGCGGCCCGCGGTGGCCTGGCCTACCTCACGCCGGACTTCCAGAACCCGACCGGCGCGCTCATGGACCGCGCCACCCGCGGGGTCGTCGCCGAGCTGGCCGCCCGGCACCGGGTCACGGTCGTGGTCGACGAGACGATGCGCGAGCTCGACCTGCGCGACGACCCGGCCCCCGGGCCCCGGATCCGGGGCGCGCTGCTGATCGGCTCGACCAGC includes these proteins:
- a CDS encoding PLP-dependent aminotransferase family protein — its product is MRVTEPQLAAALAGWRAPGIPLTAGLAAAVREGVLDGRLRAGSTLPAERRLAAVLGVSRGTVIAALAVLRDEGWVETRAGSASTLRLAPAAAGRLAPRSATGENGVIDLRRAVPAAPHARYQAALARAAGRCGALLAEDGDPGPGLPELRALIARRHTEEGLATRPEQILVTSGARSGLALLSQHLRPRSVAVEIPAYFDALHVLRATGARLNGLRVSADGWDVEQLATAFGAARGGLAYLTPDFQNPTGALMDRATRGVVAELAARHRVTVVVDETMRELDLRDDPAPGPRIRGALLIGSTSKTVWGGLRVGWIRGPASLVAELCRGPLAVPLAAAPFEQLVAAELLADGPALLQQRRAALRRQRDHLADLLAGDDRWAFTVPDGGLALWLRLAGGRADELAARARADGLDVSPGSRFAADTTLTRYVRVPFTPPTAVLDRVAAVLDKAAGR